From Sphingobacteriales bacterium:
AAAAAGGGCAAACTTGGATTTGCTGATATAGCTGTTTCAAAACGAAATATTAAAGTCAGTTTTCTTGAAAAAATCGATAAACTTATCGACTGGGAAGAAATTGAAAAAGTGATTTTAAAAAACTATAACCGGGGGAAACGGCCTGACGGACGCCCCGCCTTTACCGGGCTTTTGCTGTTTAAGATGTGCCTTCTTCAGGAATGGTATGGTGTATCCATCAGCCGTATTGAACAAATGATAAACGACAGCGTAAGCCTGAGCCATTTCATCGGCTTAAGCCTTGACGATACCGTTCCATCTTCAACAACACTTTTAAATTTCAGGCAGGAACTGAAAAAAACGGGAGCCTATCAGGAATTAAAAAACATAATAGGAAAAAAATTAGAGCAGGAGCAACTCACCATAAGAAGAGGATTGTACCGTCCACCTGTTTTCATGAAAAAAATGAAGGCTTAATAATTTGTTAAAAAAAATTTAACGTTCGTATAAAATAGTTTTTTTTTGAAAGCTCAATAAAAGAGCTTTTAATCCAAGAAAGAGGAAAAAACTATGAAAATTGACCGGATAATTAAGTCCTTTATTCCGAG
This genomic window contains:
- a CDS encoding transposase; the protein is KKGKLGFADIAVSKRNIKVSFLEKIDKLIDWEEIEKVILKNYNRGKRPDGRPAFTGLLLFKMCLLQEWYGVSISRIEQMINDSVSLSHFIGLSLDDTVPSSTTLLNFRQELKKTGAYQELKNIIGKKLEQEQLTIRRGLYRPPVFMKKMKA